One stretch of Callospermophilus lateralis isolate mCalLat2 chromosome 11, mCalLat2.hap1, whole genome shotgun sequence DNA includes these proteins:
- the Cd300lf gene encoding CMRF35-like molecule 1: MGLCFPGCFTAQNEVTGPKTKSGPERGSLTVQCNYTSGWKPYKKYWCRGAVWKDCKTLVKTTGSEQEVKKDRVSIRDDQEKLMFMVTMEDLRRDDADIYWCIIDRFGSDHGFPVNVTIDPAPTTASPTTTVPNTSTSTTNMSTAPVAEEKTTCLSTHPDIRHPITELRILLPLVFAGLMLLLMAASLLAWRMMRRQKKDAGLSPEQALQPLEEDLCYANLSVLQPRSSPSSSRKKASAQTFSSAQADQEEVEYVTMPPLPREDISYASLSLDLLDQEPTYSNTGHIPSRDHEEPTEYSVIRKS; this comes from the exons ATGGGTTTGTGTTTTCCAGGCTGTTTCACTGCGCAGAATGAAGTCACTGGTCCAAAGACAAAGAGTGGCCCAGAGCGGGGCTCACTGACTGTGCAGTGTAATTATACCTCAGGCTGGAAGCCCTACAAGAAGTACTGGTGTCGAGGAGCTGTTTGGAAGGACTGCAAAACCCTTGTTAAAACCACTGGGTCAGAGCAGGAGGTGAAGAAGGACCGTGTGTCCATCAGGGATGATCAGGAAAAGCTCATGTTCATGGTGACCATGGAGGACCTCAGGAGAGATGATGCTGACATTTACTGGTGTATAATTGACAGGTTTGGATCTGACCATGGGTTTCCAGTTAATGTGACCATTGATCCAG CACCAACTACAGCGTCCCCAACTACAACAGTCCCcaacacctccacctccaccaccaaCATGTCTACAGCACCGGTTGCCGAGGAAAAGACCACCTGCCTCTCCACCCACCCTGACATCAG GCACCCCATCACCGAGCTCAGGATCCTCCTCCCGCTCGTCTTTGCTGGGCTGATGCTTCTCCTGATGGCGGCCTCACTCCTGGCTTGGAGGATGATGAGGCGGCAGAAGAAAG ATGCGGGGCTGTCCCCAGAGCAG GCGCTGCAGCCCCTGGAGGAGGACCTCTGCTATGCCAACCTGTCCGTGCTGCAGCCCAGATCCTCCCCCAGCTCCTCCcggaagaaggcctctgcccaaACCTTCTCCTCGGCCCAGGCTGACCAGGAGGAAGTGGAATATGTCACCATG CCCCCCTTACCGCGGGAGGACATTTCCTACGCATCTCTGTCTTTGGACCTCTTGGACCAGGAGCCGACCTACAGCAATACAGGCCACATTCCCAGCAGGGACCATGAGGAGCCCACAGAGTACAGCGTCATCAGGAAGTCTTAG